The following coding sequences are from one Paenibacillus tundrae window:
- a CDS encoding ArsR/SmtB family transcription factor, which produces MMLGTDANSLIVYEALASEARLNIVRLLLQKREMHINALAEELYLSKAIVSTHVSKLQKAGIVGSRMRRENGGTYKFCYIQQEFMTINLSPEPMAAPYHEVSIPVGQYTDYEAWPTCGIATTTQIIGQYDTPACFMDPDRVNAGILWLARGFLEYKIPNYLYKDQAIKEIEVSLELGSEAPQVNENWPSDIRFTLNGHSLGTWTSPGDFGDRKGKLTPQWWHSDVNQYGVLKVLRINADGTFIDGQRISDVQINDLNLNTATYWTIRLSPEEGVPGRGGLTLFGKGFGNYNQDILIRYYYEVVEAK; this is translated from the coding sequence ATGATGCTCGGTACAGATGCTAATTCGCTAATCGTTTACGAGGCGCTTGCAAGCGAGGCTCGTTTAAATATTGTTCGATTATTACTGCAGAAGAGAGAGATGCACATTAATGCGCTGGCCGAGGAGCTATATTTGAGCAAAGCCATCGTTAGTACCCATGTGAGCAAGTTACAGAAAGCTGGCATTGTTGGTAGCCGAATGAGGAGAGAAAACGGTGGAACCTATAAATTTTGTTATATCCAGCAAGAGTTTATGACGATTAATCTATCCCCAGAGCCAATGGCTGCACCTTACCATGAAGTCTCCATTCCAGTAGGGCAATATACGGATTATGAGGCATGGCCAACATGCGGGATTGCGACGACGACCCAAATCATTGGACAATACGATACACCAGCGTGCTTCATGGATCCGGATCGGGTGAATGCAGGCATACTCTGGTTAGCACGCGGGTTTCTCGAATATAAGATTCCTAATTATCTATACAAAGATCAGGCGATCAAGGAGATCGAAGTTTCATTGGAGCTTGGATCGGAAGCCCCTCAAGTGAATGAGAACTGGCCGTCGGATATTCGTTTTACGCTGAATGGTCATTCTCTTGGAACGTGGACAAGTCCTGGTGACTTTGGGGATCGCAAGGGCAAGCTTACTCCACAGTGGTGGCATTCCGATGTGAACCAGTATGGTGTACTGAAAGTGCTACGAATCAATGCTGATGGCACGTTTATCGACGGGCAGCGCATTTCGGATGTCCAAATAAATGATTTGAATCTCAATACCGCTACTTATTGGACGATTCGCTTAAGCCCAGAAGAAGGTGTACCTGGCCGAGGTGGACTTACGTTATTCGGAAAGGGTTTTGGGAACTATAACCAGGACATTTTGATCAGGTACTATTATGAAGTAGTAGAAGCTAAATAA
- a CDS encoding NUDIX domain-containing protein produces MEKKIRNSAKALIIQDGRMLALKHKNEQDVYYTLPGGTQNAGEALTDTVKREVAEEIGVHVEPLSLEFINEGVYGEALHRVDFFFLCEYKGMVQHSSLHIEKFHETYEWLEIQDIMGQPLNPSKLRKQILRLVAGEKTVMYLGNEEHEDSE; encoded by the coding sequence GTGGAAAAAAAGATTAGGAATTCTGCGAAAGCATTGATTATCCAGGATGGAAGAATGCTTGCCTTGAAACACAAAAATGAGCAAGATGTGTATTATACGCTGCCTGGCGGAACCCAAAATGCAGGTGAGGCATTGACTGATACTGTTAAACGTGAAGTGGCAGAAGAAATAGGAGTTCATGTCGAACCGTTATCCTTGGAGTTTATTAATGAAGGTGTATATGGCGAAGCGCTACATCGGGTAGATTTCTTTTTTCTATGCGAGTATAAAGGCATGGTGCAGCATTCTAGTCTTCATATTGAAAAATTTCATGAGACTTATGAATGGTTGGAGATCCAAGATATTATGGGGCAACCGCTCAACCCATCTAAATTAAGAAAACAAATTCTTCGATTGGTTGCTGGTGAGAAAACGGTTATGTACTTAGGAAATGAGGAACATGAAGACTCAGAATGA
- a CDS encoding ABC transporter permease, translated as MVSSNRLTKLLLYVFTGMVAIYLLLPLLMIVMTSVGSGSASKFPPEGFTLKWYANLAEQTQFLHAFKNSLIASTGAVLLALVTGTLASLAIVQYPFRGSGLLRAFFVSPMVMPKITLGIAYLILFSKMHIAGGLFALILGEAVIVLPFVLTIVGSALANLQPVYREAAADMGASPIRIFFTITLPQLKLSLLLSGSIAFVFTFDQVEAALLLLRQDSYTLPIQLFLYMEKWQDPTIAVVSVVLIVFALVLFLLIRLVLRSLTGMEGMLGGRKKQRRS; from the coding sequence ATGGTTAGCTCTAACAGACTTACGAAGCTGCTACTCTATGTTTTTACAGGCATGGTAGCGATCTATCTGCTGTTACCATTACTTATGATCGTGATGACGTCAGTAGGCTCGGGATCGGCAAGTAAATTCCCACCAGAAGGGTTCACACTAAAGTGGTATGCTAATCTAGCGGAGCAGACCCAGTTTTTGCACGCGTTCAAGAACAGTCTTATTGCTTCTACAGGTGCCGTACTACTGGCTCTTGTAACTGGAACGCTAGCTTCACTTGCCATCGTACAATATCCGTTTCGTGGATCAGGGTTATTGCGGGCATTCTTCGTCTCCCCAATGGTCATGCCCAAAATCACGCTGGGTATTGCTTACCTAATTCTCTTTTCCAAAATGCATATTGCAGGCGGCTTATTTGCCCTGATTTTGGGTGAAGCAGTCATTGTTCTACCTTTCGTTCTGACGATCGTGGGGAGTGCACTCGCCAACCTACAGCCTGTATATCGGGAGGCTGCTGCGGATATGGGCGCAAGCCCGATACGGATATTTTTTACTATAACGCTGCCACAGCTTAAATTGTCCTTGCTTCTTTCGGGCTCTATTGCATTTGTATTTACATTTGATCAGGTCGAAGCTGCATTATTACTCTTGCGGCAGGACAGTTACACGTTGCCTATTCAGTTATTTTTGTATATGGAAAAATGGCAAGACCCTACGATAGCGGTGGTATCCGTTGTTTTAATTGTATTTGCGCTGGTGCTGTTTCTTCTGATTAGGCTAGTTCTGCGTTCGCTTACAGGAATGGAAGGCATGCTGGGCGGAAGAAAAAAACAAAGGAGGTCTTGA
- a CDS encoding Xaa-Pro peptidase family protein, translating to MEEVGSQQSSRSAGLNWERAEEVMKAKGIAALIATTPENIQYVIGSQLRASNWTMQIYAVLPADRSTRPCIIIPTNRLGVVAQFGITNVDIFAYSDFFVEGTIEGNPSTPDIDLFYSLLQSTVIHKSPLDALQAALKQLGIEHQPIGIDEMRIAPQILEDIKKTVPNEAVIPAYALFRHIRLIKTSYEVSRLQEAAVLNEQIEKELIDLIEAGVHEKQIADHYRLAVMKGGGIPAMTAVGAGPRSALPLIENYFHTIESGDQVRFDLCLQLEGYWADTGRTVVAGEPTPWMKKHFDAVKSGWETALEHVRPGVKASDVFHAAVSRVQREGIPHYRRQHVGHAIGLELYDDLTLSPGDQHILEPGMVLCVEVPYYELGAGGFQIEDTVIVTPDGFEFLTHMERKLFTK from the coding sequence ATGGAAGAAGTAGGCTCACAACAGAGTTCTCGTAGTGCTGGCTTGAACTGGGAGCGGGCAGAAGAAGTGATGAAGGCAAAAGGGATTGCAGCTCTAATTGCGACTACACCGGAGAATATCCAATATGTCATTGGCTCACAGCTGCGTGCGAGTAACTGGACGATGCAAATTTATGCGGTACTTCCTGCGGATCGATCGACAAGACCTTGTATCATCATCCCGACCAATCGTCTGGGAGTAGTCGCACAATTTGGCATAACGAACGTTGATATTTTTGCATACAGCGATTTCTTCGTGGAAGGCACGATTGAAGGTAACCCTTCAACACCGGATATTGATCTGTTCTATTCCTTGCTACAATCCACAGTTATTCACAAAAGTCCGTTAGATGCGCTTCAAGCGGCACTGAAACAGTTGGGTATTGAGCATCAGCCTATCGGAATTGATGAAATGCGGATAGCTCCACAGATCTTGGAAGATATCAAGAAAACGGTACCTAATGAAGCCGTTATACCTGCCTATGCCCTGTTTCGACATATCCGGTTGATCAAAACATCCTATGAAGTGAGTCGGCTACAAGAAGCAGCCGTTCTGAATGAACAGATTGAGAAGGAATTAATTGATCTGATCGAAGCAGGAGTTCATGAGAAACAGATTGCAGACCACTATCGACTAGCCGTGATGAAAGGCGGCGGGATTCCGGCGATGACTGCAGTAGGCGCAGGGCCACGAAGTGCGCTGCCTCTGATCGAGAATTATTTCCACACGATAGAATCAGGTGACCAGGTTCGCTTCGATCTATGTTTGCAACTGGAAGGGTATTGGGCAGATACCGGTCGCACAGTGGTTGCGGGTGAGCCTACACCTTGGATGAAAAAGCATTTTGATGCGGTAAAAAGTGGATGGGAGACGGCACTTGAACATGTGCGCCCAGGGGTCAAAGCGTCGGACGTATTTCATGCAGCGGTATCACGCGTACAACGCGAAGGTATCCCTCATTATCGACGTCAGCATGTAGGACATGCTATTGGTCTGGAGCTGTATGATGATCTAACCCTCTCCCCGGGTGACCAACACATTCTGGAGCCCGGTATGGTACTTTGTGTTGAGGTGCCTTACTATGAGCTTGGTGCTGGTGGCTTCCAAATCGAGGATACGGTGATCGTGACTCCAGATGGTTTCGAGTTTCTGACCCATATGGAGCGTAAACTGTTCACGAAATAA
- a CDS encoding ClbS/DfsB family four-helix bundle protein — MSETSEKEQLLVNSDNHFRTLLHIVESVPRGKRSRSIETEERDKNFRDVLMHLYEWHAMLERWYREGMDGDVPTMPAPGFKWSTIKQLNMQIWENYQDVTLNHAIKKLKLSHERVMKLIHSHTNEEIMTKKHYKWVKTSNLYSYFAANTSNHYVWAIQKCERIAKAL; from the coding sequence ATGAGCGAAACGAGCGAAAAAGAACAGTTATTAGTCAATAGTGACAACCATTTCAGAACATTACTTCATATCGTTGAATCTGTGCCTAGAGGCAAAAGAAGTCGTTCAATTGAAACAGAGGAAAGAGACAAAAATTTTCGCGATGTGCTGATGCATTTATATGAATGGCATGCCATGTTGGAGAGATGGTACCGAGAAGGCATGGATGGGGATGTCCCTACGATGCCTGCACCTGGCTTTAAGTGGAGTACAATCAAGCAGCTCAATATGCAGATTTGGGAAAACTATCAGGATGTAACTTTGAATCATGCGATCAAAAAATTAAAGCTGAGCCACGAACGAGTGATGAAGCTTATTCATAGTCATACCAACGAAGAAATCATGACCAAGAAACATTATAAATGGGTGAAAACAAGCAATTTGTACAGTTACTTTGCTGCTAACACTTCCAATCATTACGTGTGGGCAATTCAGAAATGTGAACGGATCGCCAAGGCGTTATGA
- a CDS encoding ABC transporter permease: MKRVTERVVNLYSSQHRHWMTQFLLLVPALALMGVVYLGSLLIFGRYSFDIYENGKLIRGWDWASYRAFLTDPYYWKLIGTTFRIAFKVTLWSVLLAYPLAYTIAGLKKPGLKQWLLLLTFLPLLVSAVVRSYGWQLLLSRQGMMNWLFTHLGITEEGFNMMYNETGVVVALVHIFLPFMVFPILNVLSQSDASLKAAAQDLGAGSWRTFFTITLPLSARGVASGIQIVFTLCLTAFTTPQLIGGGRVMTLPVFIYQRTLDTNWPMAAVASLFLLVSSIVVSLIVNKGADMLMFRRSRKGGQAHG; this comes from the coding sequence ATGAAACGGGTAACTGAACGCGTTGTCAATTTGTATTCTTCTCAGCATCGTCACTGGATGACCCAGTTTCTTCTGCTCGTGCCTGCTTTAGCGTTGATGGGAGTCGTCTATCTCGGCAGCTTGCTGATCTTTGGCAGATACAGCTTCGACATTTATGAGAACGGCAAATTAATCCGGGGATGGGACTGGGCTTCATACCGTGCTTTTCTAACAGACCCGTATTACTGGAAACTGATTGGGACGACGTTTCGGATTGCATTCAAGGTTACATTGTGGAGTGTGCTGCTAGCGTATCCATTGGCTTACACCATCGCGGGCTTGAAGAAACCAGGCTTGAAGCAGTGGTTGCTCCTATTAACGTTTCTACCCTTGCTGGTTAGCGCCGTTGTGAGATCCTATGGATGGCAGTTGCTCTTATCAAGACAAGGCATGATGAACTGGTTGTTCACTCATCTGGGGATTACCGAAGAAGGCTTCAACATGATGTATAACGAGACGGGTGTTGTGGTTGCACTAGTTCATATTTTTCTACCATTTATGGTTTTTCCTATCCTGAATGTGTTATCGCAAAGTGATGCTTCCCTCAAAGCAGCTGCTCAGGATCTAGGTGCGGGCAGTTGGCGTACCTTTTTCACCATAACGCTGCCCTTATCGGCAAGAGGCGTTGCAAGCGGTATCCAGATTGTATTTACGCTGTGCCTAACCGCATTCACCACACCTCAGCTTATTGGGGGAGGTCGGGTAATGACATTGCCCGTTTTCATATATCAGCGAACCCTGGATACGAATTGGCCTATGGCAGCCGTTGCTAGCTTGTTTCTGCTGGTATCCTCCATCGTTGTCTCACTTATCGTCAACAAAGGCGCGGACATGCTGATGTTTAGACGTTCCCGCAAAGGAGGGCAGGCACATGGTTAG
- a CDS encoding ABC transporter ATP-binding protein — MNSGQDTVSIETKGVRKTYGERAAVDQVTLQVQKGEFVSLLGPSGCGKTTLLRMLGGLEQPDEGVILLGGRDVTGVPAYGRNSNMIFQQLALFPHMDVFHNIAYGLKVKKTPKAEMKRQVYEMLELVQLGDYSNRAISQLSGGQAQRVAIARALVNRPEVLLLDEPLSALDMQLRLDMQHELKRIQREFGGTFIFVTHDQSEAMNMSDRIGVMRSGKLLQYGTPDEIYENPADHFVAKFIGDTNLINVTVLGSDREVVRVNCFGHTLVVKENRGGSAQPTGTPSVLSLRYEYIRLGAEAEGSVNSFEGRVIESVYGGASIRYTLEITSELRIQATVLHQRGASRYAPGDIVRIGFDPDDALLLSEPEPESNQENRS, encoded by the coding sequence ATGAACAGCGGACAAGATACCGTTTCCATTGAAACGAAAGGTGTCAGGAAGACATATGGAGAGCGAGCCGCCGTTGATCAGGTAACGCTTCAGGTTCAAAAGGGAGAGTTCGTCTCCCTTCTGGGGCCAAGTGGCTGTGGCAAAACAACACTGCTACGCATGCTGGGTGGACTTGAACAGCCAGATGAAGGGGTCATTTTACTGGGAGGGCGGGATGTCACGGGAGTTCCTGCTTATGGTCGCAACAGTAACATGATATTCCAGCAGCTTGCGCTGTTTCCTCATATGGATGTATTCCACAATATTGCATACGGTCTTAAGGTGAAAAAAACACCGAAGGCGGAGATGAAACGGCAAGTCTATGAAATGCTTGAATTAGTACAGCTTGGAGATTACAGCAACCGAGCTATCTCGCAACTGTCGGGAGGACAGGCTCAGCGTGTGGCTATAGCCCGTGCGCTAGTTAACCGGCCAGAGGTGTTGTTACTTGATGAACCGCTCTCTGCGCTTGATATGCAGTTGCGTCTGGATATGCAGCATGAGCTGAAACGTATTCAGCGGGAATTCGGAGGCACATTCATTTTTGTCACGCATGACCAGAGCGAAGCGATGAATATGTCTGATCGGATTGGTGTCATGCGAAGTGGAAAGCTGCTGCAATATGGGACGCCTGATGAGATTTATGAGAATCCTGCGGATCATTTTGTAGCGAAATTCATCGGGGATACGAACCTTATCAACGTAACGGTATTAGGATCAGATCGAGAGGTTGTTCGGGTTAATTGTTTTGGTCATACACTTGTCGTGAAAGAAAACAGGGGAGGAAGCGCCCAACCAACGGGTACACCGTCCGTATTGTCGTTACGTTATGAGTATATTCGTCTTGGTGCCGAAGCCGAGGGCAGTGTGAATTCCTTCGAAGGCAGGGTGATTGAGAGCGTGTATGGGGGCGCAAGTATACGCTACACCTTGGAAATAACATCCGAATTACGTATTCAGGCGACCGTTCTGCATCAGCGAGGTGCATCTCGGTATGCACCCGGTGATATCGTACGGATTGGATTTGACCCGGATGATGCACTGTTGTTATCTGAACCTGAGCCTGAATCGAATCAGGAGAATAGATCATGA
- a CDS encoding RNA polymerase sigma factor, with protein MQRSVPEPGDQVMSIYEAYADTLFRIAMVHLGRREDAEEATHDTFIKFIEKAPTFNDAEHQKAWLIRVITNHCKSLLGRGWRKREVKLEGADPLTTENAEDQALIELVLSLPVKYRSVVHLYYYEDYPIREIGAILQISESAVKMRLQRGRQLLKLELEGEEQL; from the coding sequence ATGCAGCGATCAGTGCCCGAGCCGGGCGATCAAGTGATGAGTATCTATGAGGCATATGCGGATACGTTGTTCCGGATTGCCATGGTACACCTTGGCAGACGAGAGGACGCAGAGGAAGCTACTCACGATACCTTCATCAAATTCATAGAAAAAGCCCCCACCTTCAACGACGCAGAGCATCAGAAGGCATGGTTAATTCGGGTTATCACCAATCACTGCAAGTCTTTATTAGGCAGAGGTTGGCGCAAACGGGAGGTTAAGCTGGAGGGCGCAGATCCCCTTACAACGGAAAACGCTGAAGACCAGGCGTTGATTGAACTTGTGCTGTCCTTGCCTGTCAAGTATAGATCGGTGGTTCACCTATATTATTACGAAGATTATCCGATCCGAGAAATCGGAGCCATACTACAAATTAGTGAGTCAGCAGTGAAGATGCGATTACAGCGGGGAAGACAGTTGTTGAAACTGGAGCTGGAAGGGGAAGAACAGCTATGA
- a CDS encoding alpha-N-arabinofuranosidase, with the protein MLIDKDFQIAEVDPRVYGSFVEHLGRAVYGGIYDPGHPTADAQGFRQDAIEAIKALNVPIVRYPGGNFVSGYNWEDGVGPVAERKRRLELAWWTIETNAIGTNEFADWAKLVGTEVMMAVNLGTRGIDAARNLVEYCNHPSGTYWSDLRISHGYKDPHQFKTWCLGNEMDGPWQIGAMTAHEYGRIANETAKAMKWVDPNIELVACGSSSRGMSTFADWEATVLDLSYENVDYLSLHAYYNNNKDNTYDFLASSLDLDQFIDSVASICDFVQAKKRSKKKLMLSLDEWNVWNSIGTSRMEERWQIAPPEFEDVYTHEDALAVGCYLITILKHADRVKMACLAQLINVIAPIMTENNGAIWFQTTYFPFMHASNFGRGTVLQSIVSSPKYDSKDFTDVPYLEAISVHDEENGLITIFAVNRHLDEQMELNVDLRSFGETTFVEHIVLENDDLKATNTKTNPHNVMPHNGGHTKVDQGKVQAVLNKASWNVIRLKTKQA; encoded by the coding sequence ATGCTTATTGATAAAGATTTTCAGATTGCTGAAGTTGATCCACGAGTTTATGGTTCCTTTGTTGAACATTTGGGACGTGCTGTGTATGGCGGGATTTATGATCCAGGTCATCCAACTGCAGATGCGCAAGGCTTCCGTCAGGATGCGATTGAAGCCATCAAGGCATTGAATGTGCCAATTGTTCGTTATCCTGGTGGAAATTTTGTATCAGGTTACAATTGGGAAGATGGTGTAGGACCTGTAGCGGAGCGTAAACGCAGACTTGAGCTAGCTTGGTGGACCATCGAAACGAACGCGATTGGAACGAATGAATTCGCTGATTGGGCGAAGCTTGTTGGAACCGAAGTGATGATGGCTGTTAATCTGGGTACTCGTGGTATTGATGCGGCGAGAAATCTCGTAGAATATTGTAACCATCCTTCAGGCACATATTGGAGTGATCTACGTATTTCTCATGGTTACAAAGATCCTCACCAATTCAAAACCTGGTGTCTGGGTAACGAAATGGATGGTCCATGGCAGATCGGAGCGATGACTGCACATGAATACGGCAGAATTGCGAACGAAACTGCCAAAGCGATGAAATGGGTTGATCCAAATATTGAGCTTGTTGCATGTGGCAGTTCGAGCCGTGGCATGAGCACATTCGCTGATTGGGAAGCGACGGTTCTTGATCTCTCCTATGAGAATGTAGATTACTTGTCTCTGCACGCTTACTATAACAATAATAAAGACAACACATACGATTTCCTGGCTAGTTCGCTGGATCTGGATCAGTTCATCGACAGTGTAGCTTCAATCTGTGATTTTGTGCAAGCGAAGAAACGCAGTAAAAAGAAATTGATGTTGTCCCTAGACGAATGGAATGTCTGGAACTCTATTGGTACGAGCCGTATGGAAGAACGGTGGCAGATTGCACCGCCAGAGTTCGAGGATGTGTATACGCATGAAGATGCGCTGGCGGTAGGCTGTTATCTGATTACCATCTTGAAACACGCAGACCGAGTGAAGATGGCTTGCCTAGCACAACTGATCAATGTTATTGCACCGATCATGACTGAGAACAACGGAGCGATCTGGTTCCAGACAACCTACTTCCCGTTCATGCATGCATCCAACTTCGGACGTGGAACAGTGCTTCAATCCATCGTATCTTCACCGAAGTACGATTCCAAAGACTTCACGGATGTGCCTTACCTGGAAGCCATCAGCGTGCATGACGAAGAAAATGGATTGATCACTATCTTTGCGGTAAACAGACATCTGGACGAACAGATGGAACTGAATGTAGATCTTCGTTCGTTTGGCGAAACTACATTTGTAGAGCACATTGTATTGGAAAATGACGACTTGAAAGCGACCAATACCAAAACAAACCCACATAACGTTATGCCTCACAACGGCGGGCATACGAAGGTAGATCAAGGAAAAGTGCAAGCTGTCCTGAACAAAGCATCATGGAACGTGATTCGTCTTAAAACAAAGCAAGCGTAA
- a CDS encoding ABC transporter substrate-binding protein, with protein sequence MFKSKKNRFLSLASLTLAASLVLSACGGASNTSNSSEGTASESGGEKVKLTMFIWAGSNQDVVPKEVVAEYVKEHPNVEVTFEESTNSVMYPKMVAGKQANPDDPIVNFGYFNADATAKGLNDDMWEPLDPSIVTNIKDIPEQFHQPDNKGIVWGVSSFALVYNKDLVQTPPTSWNDLWENEQFKGKTALWDYMFYSYISPLIAVKGQEIGASYDNPEPAFQYVADHSDQIGTLVTSNDQLKALLESGDALIAPFSAQVAQTWIDAGSPLAVAYPEEGAISFPYSLQVVKGSTPEQTRVANEIINELLKAESLTSYADATGTPVTSTTAAVPDKYKDDPSFSVETQSNGINPDWDKLAQNSSAWKELWDRLVKTKLQ encoded by the coding sequence ATGTTTAAATCAAAGAAAAATCGTTTTCTCAGTTTAGCTTCTCTCACACTGGCTGCTTCACTCGTACTCTCAGCTTGCGGGGGAGCGAGTAATACGAGCAATTCTTCCGAAGGAACGGCTTCAGAATCTGGTGGGGAAAAGGTGAAGCTCACGATGTTCATTTGGGCTGGTTCCAATCAGGATGTTGTACCAAAAGAAGTTGTTGCTGAATACGTAAAAGAACATCCAAACGTAGAAGTAACGTTTGAAGAATCCACTAACTCTGTAATGTATCCGAAGATGGTTGCCGGCAAACAAGCGAATCCTGACGATCCAATCGTTAACTTTGGTTACTTCAATGCCGACGCTACGGCGAAAGGTCTGAACGATGATATGTGGGAACCACTTGATCCAAGCATTGTGACGAATATAAAGGATATCCCTGAACAATTTCATCAGCCGGATAATAAAGGGATCGTCTGGGGTGTATCCAGCTTTGCATTAGTGTACAACAAAGATCTTGTTCAAACGCCGCCAACGAGTTGGAATGACCTATGGGAGAATGAGCAATTCAAAGGAAAAACTGCTCTGTGGGATTACATGTTCTATTCTTACATCTCTCCATTAATTGCGGTTAAAGGCCAAGAGATTGGTGCTTCATATGATAATCCAGAGCCTGCATTCCAGTACGTGGCGGATCATAGTGATCAGATTGGTACACTCGTCACTTCCAATGATCAGTTAAAAGCACTTCTTGAATCGGGTGATGCACTAATTGCACCATTCAGTGCACAAGTTGCTCAGACATGGATTGATGCAGGCTCACCTCTAGCTGTTGCTTATCCTGAAGAAGGTGCTATTTCCTTCCCGTATTCACTGCAAGTCGTCAAAGGATCGACACCTGAACAGACTCGGGTGGCTAACGAGATCATTAACGAGTTGTTGAAAGCTGAGTCATTAACAAGTTATGCAGATGCTACCGGAACGCCTGTAACTAGTACTACTGCAGCAGTACCAGATAAGTATAAGGATGATCCTTCCTTCTCCGTTGAAACACAAAGTAACGGCATTAATCCGGATTGGGACAAGCTGGCACAGAACAGCTCTGCTTGGAAAGAACTGTGGGATCGTCTGGTGAAAACGAAGCTGCAATAA
- a CDS encoding MFS transporter, whose translation MIQQGTTTFRNISLALFAGGFITFALLYSLQPLMPEISTAFAITPAQSSLTLSVTTVAMALTMLFVGTLSDLVGRRYIMTAALVISSLIAILSAFSSGFTELLLLRILQGVALAGLPATAMTYLAEEIDTSSLGYAMGLYISGNSIGGMAGRFISGVITDWFSWRTAIGFIGVLGLCAALIFWLVIPPSRNYVKSAVSFSRIMPLLWSQCRNPRLLCLYGLGFLLMGGFVTVFNYIGFELTGEPYSLSQSVVGSLFVVYIMGTLSSTWMGRMADRYGRSHVLILTLVIILAGALCTLHSDLWVKIVGLALFAFGFFGGHSIASSWVGLVAKQHVSQANALYLFFYYVGSSVSGTGGGVLYSVQDWQGIVGMIVVYVILAVILCRILAHLDERPSEATLT comes from the coding sequence ATGATTCAGCAGGGAACGACGACATTTCGAAACATCAGTCTTGCACTGTTTGCCGGAGGATTTATCACGTTTGCATTATTATATAGTTTGCAGCCTTTGATGCCTGAAATCAGTACAGCTTTTGCAATTACGCCTGCCCAGTCTAGCTTAACCCTCTCGGTAACGACCGTTGCTATGGCACTTACGATGCTGTTTGTGGGCACTTTGTCTGACTTGGTCGGGCGCCGTTACATTATGACCGCTGCTCTAGTGATCTCATCACTAATCGCCATACTGAGCGCGTTCAGTTCTGGATTTACAGAGCTGTTGTTACTTCGTATCCTTCAAGGTGTCGCACTTGCAGGGCTTCCAGCTACAGCTATGACGTACTTGGCTGAGGAGATCGACACCTCCAGTCTGGGCTATGCTATGGGTCTATACATCAGCGGCAATTCCATTGGAGGCATGGCAGGGCGTTTTATTAGCGGTGTGATTACAGACTGGTTCAGTTGGCGGACAGCTATTGGTTTTATAGGTGTTCTGGGTTTATGCGCTGCTCTGATCTTCTGGCTTGTTATTCCACCTTCACGTAATTACGTCAAGAGCGCTGTAAGCTTCTCGCGTATCATGCCGCTTTTATGGTCCCAATGTCGTAACCCACGTCTGCTCTGTCTGTACGGACTCGGTTTTCTGTTGATGGGTGGCTTCGTAACGGTATTTAACTATATTGGCTTTGAATTAACTGGAGAGCCGTACAGCCTAAGTCAATCTGTTGTTGGAAGTCTGTTTGTTGTATATATTATGGGCACCTTAAGCAGCACTTGGATGGGGAGAATGGCAGATCGATATGGCAGATCACATGTCCTAATTTTGACGCTTGTCATCATTCTTGCTGGTGCACTATGTACACTTCATTCTGACTTGTGGGTGAAAATTGTAGGACTTGCACTATTTGCCTTTGGTTTCTTCGGCGGACATTCCATCGCAAGCAGTTGGGTAGGCCTTGTGGCGAAGCAGCATGTATCCCAGGCGAATGCCCTGTACTTATTTTTCTACTATGTTGGTTCAAGTGTTAGTGGAACAGGTGGAGGGGTGCTGTACAGTGTGCAGGATTGGCAGGGTATCGTAGGTATGATCGTTGTCTATGTCATCCTAGCAGTTATCCTGTGCCGTATCCTTGCCCATCTGGATGAACGACCATCGGAGGCAACCTTGACATAG